The Verrucomicrobium spinosum DSM 4136 = JCM 18804 genome includes a region encoding these proteins:
- a CDS encoding glycosyltransferase family 25 protein: MATLSDYFERICILNLPYKPERLERLTRHLAEQGFEKNITWVRSYSGDKMPPPAWWNAGNGAWGCLLSHARVLAEAIADGIENVLILEDDVVFQPDAGSLLRAYASKFTPSKVWR, translated from the coding sequence ATGGCCACCCTGAGCGACTACTTTGAACGCATTTGCATTCTCAATCTACCTTATAAGCCAGAGCGCCTGGAGAGGCTGACCCGCCATCTCGCCGAGCAAGGCTTTGAGAAGAATATAACCTGGGTAAGATCGTATTCCGGAGACAAAATGCCCCCGCCGGCATGGTGGAATGCCGGCAACGGAGCATGGGGCTGCCTTCTTTCCCACGCGCGAGTCCTGGCCGAAGCGATTGCCGACGGGATTGAGAACGTCCTCATCCTCGAAGACGATGTTGTGTTTCAACCTGATGCCGGGTCCCTTCTCAGGGCTTACGCATCTAAATTTACTCCAAGCAAGGTTTGGAGATAG
- a CDS encoding ISAs1-like element ISVsp18 family transposase, producing MKWGMSSASASPDSNLREVFQSIDDWRVQRTQRHDLADILVIATCAMLCGQGHYTHMEAFGNLKRTWLESFLALPNGIPSHDTFRKVFSLLDPKRFMEAFSLWTQGVLRQLSSEGLESGLKGVIAIDGKALRGAVDKGQAPAVIVGAWASELSLCLGQVKVADKSNEIGAMPELLEMLALKGCIVTIDAMGCQREVARKIIQQKGDYILALKSNQESLHQQVSHYLDTGEDLARAEGNFHQEESDGHGRHEVRRCWVSEEVECWLQGAEKWAGLRSVAAVECERTVAGQTTVQRRYFISSLKADAALIAASVRAHWGIENSLHWVLDVTFGEDESRSRSGYSAENLATLRRLTHAMIKRENPNSKKSVNQRRFEAGLSTDYLQTLLGVNLDA from the coding sequence ATGAAGTGGGGCATGTCTTCCGCCTCTGCATCTCCTGACAGCAATCTTCGTGAAGTTTTTCAGAGCATTGATGACTGGAGGGTGCAGCGTACCCAGCGACATGATCTGGCCGACATCCTGGTGATTGCCACCTGCGCCATGCTGTGCGGTCAGGGGCATTACACCCATATGGAAGCCTTCGGCAATCTGAAGCGCACTTGGTTGGAGAGCTTTCTTGCCCTGCCCAACGGCATTCCCAGTCACGACACGTTCCGTAAAGTCTTCAGCCTGCTTGATCCCAAGCGCTTCATGGAAGCCTTCAGTCTCTGGACCCAAGGTGTATTGCGCCAACTCTCCAGCGAGGGGCTTGAGAGCGGTCTCAAAGGGGTGATCGCCATTGATGGAAAGGCACTGCGCGGGGCCGTCGACAAAGGGCAGGCACCTGCGGTCATCGTGGGGGCTTGGGCCAGTGAATTGAGCCTGTGCCTTGGACAGGTCAAGGTTGCTGACAAGAGCAATGAGATTGGCGCGATGCCGGAGTTGTTGGAAATGCTGGCGTTGAAAGGCTGCATCGTGACCATCGACGCCATGGGCTGCCAGAGGGAGGTGGCCAGGAAAATCATCCAGCAAAAGGGGGACTACATCCTGGCCCTCAAAAGCAACCAGGAAAGCCTCCATCAACAGGTCAGCCACTATTTGGACACGGGGGAGGACCTGGCCAGGGCAGAAGGCAACTTTCATCAAGAGGAAAGCGATGGGCACGGCCGGCATGAAGTGCGTCGCTGTTGGGTGAGTGAGGAAGTGGAATGCTGGCTGCAGGGGGCAGAAAAGTGGGCGGGACTGCGCAGCGTGGCTGCGGTGGAATGCGAGCGCACCGTGGCGGGTCAGACCACGGTGCAAAGGCGTTACTTCATCAGCAGTTTGAAAGCCGATGCCGCGCTCATTGCAGCCTCAGTACGCGCTCACTGGGGGATTGAAAACTCGCTGCACTGGGTTCTAGATGTGACCTTTGGCGAAGATGAGAGCCGGTCTAGAAGCGGTTACAGCGCGGAGAATCTGGCCACCCTTCGACGCCTGACTCATGCAATGATCAAGCGAGAGAACCCAAACTCCAAAAAATCGGTCAACCAACGCAGATTCGAAGCCGGACTCAGTACAGACTATCTCCAAACCTTGCTTGGAGTAAATTTAGATGCGTAA